GTGTGCAGCAGCGCAACTGACCGGGACGGAAACCGTCCTCGAAATCGGTACGGGCTCAGGGTACGGCGCCGCCGTCCTCTCACACCTCGCACGTGAAGTCCATACCGTAGAGCGTATTCCCGAACTCGCCATCCAGGCCACCGAGCGACTGCAGCGACTCGGGTATGACAATGTCCACGTCTACACCGATGATGGTACTCTCGGCCTGCCCCAGGCGGCCCCCTTCGATGCCATCATCGTCACCGCCGCAGCAGAGCAACTGCCCGAACCCTATCAGGAGCAGCTTAACGAGAAGGGTAGAATCATCATCCCCCTCGGCTCCGATTCAACCGGACAGCGCATGTACCGTTTCACACTCCGCAACGGAAAACTCTTAGAGGAAGTCCTGGGAGCCTTCGTCTTCGTTCCGTTGATCGGTAAATTCGGCCACCGTCCTGAATAATCGGCGACTCACTACCGGATTTTAACGGGCGGCTTCTGCCCCTTCGGAATCAACGTAATATATTTACGGTCTTTCATTCGCTGGTCAAAATCCGCCTTGGCTTCCGTCACTATTTCGGGGTTCTCCATCAACTCAACTGTCGTTGCTGCCAGCGCCTGAGCCGCATAAAGAATTCCCTTCTCACCGATCGAAGAACCGATACAGGCCACATTCTGCCAGCTGTGACCAGGGTTCCCCGCTGCAAAACAGGTCGTCCGCAATCCCCCCGTCGGAATATGCCAGCTGATATCCCCTACATCAGTAGATCCTTTAGAAGATGTCTTCGATTCGAGCAATGTATGCACCCGACTGTCAATCGCCACTGGAAACTGTTGACCGAATTCTTCAATCAAAGGCTGCTGAATCCGGCGGGCAAACGCTTTCTCTTCTTCAGAAAATTCAGGCGGGCCAATCGTCATCAAATTTCCGTGAATCACTTCCGACAAGGGGGTATTCGGAATCAACTCGTGGTTATCCGTATCAACCTGCACCGCCAGTTTCGTCCGCGTCATCAACGCCGCGCCTTTGGCAATATCCACGACCCATTTATAATTACGTTCCAGATCCTCATGTGTATTCGCCCGCACATAATACCAGACGGTCGCTTTCGCCGGCACCACATTCGGCTGACCACCGCCATCGATAATCACGTAATGCATCCGCGCGTCTTCTTTCACATGCTCACGCATATAATTCACACCGGTATTCATCAGCTCCACGGCATCCAGCGCACTCACGCCACTCTCGGGACTGACCGAAGCATGCGCCGGCAGACCGGTAAAAGTGAACTTCACCGACACCAGCGCCTTTGAACTTCCCAGATGCACATTGGTGTTGTTCGAAGGATGCCAGTGCAGACAGATATCCAGATCCTTAAACTGCCCGTCCAGCAACATGTATACTTTTCCAAGTCCCGTCTCCTCTGCCGGCGTGCCATACAGACGCACGGTTCCCTTCAACTGATGCTTGTCAATCGTCTCCTTCACTGCCAGCGCTGCGCCCAGAGCCGCTGTCCCTAATCCACTGTGACCACAGGCGTGACCCGCGCCCCCCTCTGTCTGCGATTCACGAAAAGGAACGGTCTTCTGAGAGAGCCCGGGCAACGCATCATATTCCGCCAGAATCCCGATCACGGGTTTTCCGCTTCCATAACTCGCCACAAATGCGGTCGGCATATCTGCCACACCGCTCTTCACAGTAAACCCGTCCTGCTTCAGTTTCTCAATCAGCAGTTGAGCGGACTGATTTTCCTGCAGGCCAACCTCAGCGTAATTCCAGATCGACTGATTCACCGCTTTCAGATCTTCCGCCCGCTGCATGATCTCATCCACAGCCGTCTGTTGAGGTGCACTCAGCTTCTCGGCCGCTTTCTCTTCTGCCTGAACCAGGCTGACCAGCAGAAACACACTCAGCACACACCCGACAGATCTCACAAAGTTCGCTCGCATCATGTTCTTTCTCTCCGATATCGGAATGCATTATTGAGAATGGATCAGTTCAGACTACCAAAGCCTGCGCAGGTTGTCATCTCTTTTCCCTGTTCAGTTTCTTTTTAAACAGTTCATCGGGAACCACTGAAAGAAGTTGACTTGACTCCGTCGCGCAGCCACAGAAACTTTCCAGCTATGCGTCGCGCGCATAGCACGTTTTTCATCGCAGTGCACAGCCTGAACCAGGAGAAATCTGATAACTGAATTCTCGGCTTTATCCACTTGAAAATCACCTGTATCTGTCGCATGACTGCAGATCCTTTCATCGCTTATCGGTCCCGCTTTCTGCACGTTTTCTGCAGTCTGATACCACTTTTGCCCCTTGACTCCACCAGTCCCGCGTCAATCCGGCGCAGAACCGATAACTGCTGTTGACCTGCCCGTGCCGACCTGCATGATCTTCTACTTCACACCGTCTGTAATTCCTGTTTGAGATCGGAGACAAAAACATGACGACAACTCCCCCTAAAGCCAGAAAACGTCTTTCCAGCGAACGGCGTCATCAACTGCTCGAGGCGGTCAAAATGTTACTCGGCCTGCACAGACACCCGTCTGATATCAAACGGGCCATCAGCAAAGAGTATCAGATCTCTCCCCGTTCAGTCGAACGCTATATTACCCGTGCCCGCCGGGAAATGGTCGAGAGCCTGACCATCCCCTTTGAACAGCTGCTTGCCCAGTCATACCAGTATTATCTGTATAAACTCCAGTATGGGAATCTTTCCGAACGCGAACAGATCCGCTGCCGCGAACGCATGGATAAACTTCTCGGACTGGGCGGCACCTCCCAGAGCCGTGTGAGACGCTGGACACACAACCTGACTCCGGAAAAAATCCAGAATATGTCAGACGAAGAACTCAACGCCACACGAGAAGTGGTACTCAAAGATTATTACCGAAGTAGAGGGGAATCATACCCCAGACGCACCAGGGACAATACATGAAAAATGAGCACGATAACAATTGGTTCAGATGAGTCTCACAGATTCTTCTTGCATCCAAGATCAGGAGTCGGCAAGATTAAACCAGGCAACCATGTCTCCCGTCTACTCGGTTCAGAAAGAAAGTTCTTTCCATGCGCACAATGCCTCTCATCTGCCTGGTGCTCTCTCTCAGCCTGCTGACACGGACTTCACCTGCAGCCGCCACGAATGACTATTTCCTTCCGGGCGATGCTTTCTTTCCCTCAAAACTCTTTCTGAAAAATCTGAAAGAACAGGAGCAGAACCCCGAACCTGTATTTAACTATAACTATATCTGCGAATACGCCTTCTGTGGTTACGCCGGCTATTCTCAACTCAAGCTGGACAAACAGAATTCAGAACTGGCACAGAATATCCGGAAAGCCTACTCTTATATTCGTCAGAGACAGCCGATCAGACTCATTCCCAAAAAAATCGTCAAGAACCCCGGAACAAAACAGGGGCTCCCGAATCTGGAGAATTTCAATGAGATCAACAGCCTGAGCATTTTCTTTTACAATGAAGACCACGACTGGCAGCGTTGGAAAATTGCCATCAAGTATAATGAAAACTGGCGCGAGGAAATGAAAAAATTCGTCAACGCTGGTTCATATTGTGCCTTCGTCAAAACCCCCGCTGCGCTCAATCATTCTCAGGAACAGGGGAAAAATGTCCCGCCCCTGAATGTTCAACTGCCTGAAGCGGAAATTAAAACAGGCAAGCCCGTCGATTCCCCGCTGACCCCCAAAGGCCCGCTGAAGGCTCTGATCCTCTACGATGATGACTATAAACAGTATTACGATATGAGAAACGGCAAACGGCTTCTTGAAGTCACCAACCAGGGCATCACCGAATACGTCATCCACCGCAAAGCATGGAAGAAACTCAGGCAAATCAACTGAGACAATAATCCAAACTGCCTGGCTATATTCAAACCAGTTTCAAGCTGTTAACGGGAGGCCATTACCTACCCGAATCGCAGCAGAAGTTGGGGTAGGCCCGAATGTAATTCGAGCCGAGCGCAGCGAGCACGAAACTGACAGCCCAAGTATGCGATTCAGAAAGCCCTGTCTTACCGCATACCAGCATCGCACCACGACCACTTTTCGTGAATTTCGTATTTTTCGTGGTAGATCCATTTCGAGCGTTTGGTGGTTGCCTAATTCAGCACAATGCCGTCATACCGCAGCACATATTCGCGGCTGAACACTTCCGGCTCAAGTTTCATTCCCTGCTTGCGATCTCGCTCTGCCTTCTCTTCCTCGCCCTGAAAATGGTAAGCCAGCCAGCGGTGGAAGTAACCTTCCCAGTTGGCAGGGTCCAGTTCAATCGCCCGGGAATAGTCCTCGATCGCCAGCTCCGCTTTTTCATCACTCCAGCGGATCAGCCCCCGGTGCACGTAGATCGAAGCCAGCCGCTCGGAATCATAGCCGCGCTCCTTCTCCGCCACCTTAATCGCCGCCGTCAGATCATCCTCGGCAGAAGCATACCGCCCCACGCCCATGTAAAGCAGTGCCCGGGCAAATCGCACATTCGCATCGTTGGGATTATCGTCCAGGGCCACATTGAATGTCGCCTGCTTTGTCTCAAATTCATAGACACCGTCCTGCGGCGTAAAGTCAGCCAGCGGGCGATAGAGCTCCGGCTTGGTCATCGGAACCGGAATACAGGCAGCGAGACCGCACAACAGTAGCACACCACACGCGAGCAGGCGGAAAGACAGTTTCAGCATCACAGAACATCCTTGTTCGACCGTTCTAACCAGACAGCATGCACACAAACCTTTTATCAGCAATATGTTACAGCATCTCCATGTCCGGCCGGCATCAGGCAGCAGTAACCCCCTCCGCGCGTAATGTAGACCACAACCCCCTCTTCCTGCAAGACGGTTCATATTCTGGTCACTTTCCGGCTGGAATCCGGCCAACAGATCGACGACAATCAGTCTGAACAAACTGACTCATTCACAGGAAATACAACAGATCGAAGTTTTCCCATGTGTCTCCAGCCACAACCAACACCCCAGTTCATTATCGGTTGTCGCAACCTCCGTTGTTGCTGGATGATCTGTTTCTGTCTGTTAAGCCTGACTTCCTGTAGCCGGCAAAAACCAGCCCCCCGGCAGACAAAATCCTCCACACCGGTAACTCCCAAGAGCTCTCAACCTGCTACCCCCCGGATCATGCGCATTGACCTGGCTGAAAATTCTTATTGGAAGCGGGAAGACAAACTTCAGAAAATTACACAAACCACAGAGCCCATCTGCATCGATCTGACCTGGTCTGAAATCGGCGATGATCTTCTGGACGAATTGAACGGCAAACCTAATCTGCAGGAACTGATCCTGTTCGGATCAGATATCACCGACGAAAAACTACGGAAACTTGGGGAATTACCAAACCTGCAGTTACTGAATCTGGGAGGCTGTCACGTCACTCTGGAAGGCATTCTCCAACTCAGCTCATCACGAAATCTGAAACAACTCCATGTGCCTGATGTCCAACCCCGCCTCGACGATCAGGCCGTCGCACGGTTCATTGAAACATGGCCGCATCTGGAATCACTCGGCGTGGGAAGCAGTGATCTGACCGATGCCGGACTTTCACAGATCGGAAAATTGAAACAACTGCAATGGTTAAACATTTCCCGCACTCAAGTCACTGGCTCAGGTCTGAGTTCACTGACAGACCTCCCGCACCTCAAGACCTTGCACGCCAACGACACCCACGTCTCTGATCCAGCAATGATTCATATCGGAAAAATGACAAATATGGAGAAGCTCATTTTAAATGGCACCGATGTTTCCGATCGAGGATTTCAAGAAGTTCAGAATTTAAAGAAACTGTATTGCATTTGCTTTGTGGGCAGCAGAGTCAGCGATCGGGGTCTGAAATACCTCAAACCGCTCAAAGCCATTGAATTTATCGGGGCCGGCGACAATGCCAGCCCGGAAGCCCTGCAGAAGCTGGAAGAAATATTACCGTTTTATAAAAAGAATGGCTGACCTGAAACGGAACTCTAAGTCCAGTTTATCCCTCTCTCTTTTTCTTCCCCTAGTTCTTCCCAACTCTATAAGTGAGAGATCAGTCTGATGAACCCAAGGTTAACATCAGGTGATCAATCAATGAATTTACTGCAAGTCGGGCGGACTGCCATTGAACACCTGACGATCGGTGGATAGCGTATCGACATTATCCTCACACTTTGCAGAACCGCTTCATTTTTAAAAAAGCGATCACTCGTTTTCGTTTTTTTTCTCATACACGGTTCTAATGAACAAGGAACACACGATGCGAAAAGATCCCTGCTGCTGCTTTGCCCGGTCTCCCCGTCATGCATTTACCTTGATCGAATTATTGGTCGTCATTGCCATTATCGCGATCCTTGTCGCTTTGCTGCTTCCGGCAGTTCAGCAGGCACGGGAAGCCGCCCGACGGTCATCCTGCAAAAATAATCTAAAGCAACTCGCACTCGCATTACAAAACTACCATTCGACCTATGATGTTTTCCCCCCCGGTAGTGCAAACGGTGCCGGCGATAACCCAAACGGAGCCCATGGATCAGGGGCTGTCGCCATCGGAGGTTCCTGGATCCTGATGATCCTGGCTAATCTTGAGCAGTCTGCCATGTTCGACGATTTCATGACCATCGCCAATGAACGCAACGAAGTACAGGACTGGCTGGGTAATGGAACCTATACCTCACAGGGCATGGAGGTCGGCAGTAAACCTTACAACGCCATGTTGTGTCCATCACATCCGGTGAATCGAGAACAGTTTGGCAACGGAACCGGTCTGGAACATCTGGGCCGGGGAAATTATGCGGCCAACTACGGGAAAGCCGGATATGGGCGTGTGCATACCAATGATGCTAAAATTGGTGGCATCTTCGGGAATAATTCCAGTATCTCCATCCGAGATATTAAAGACGGTACTACCAACACTCTGGCTTTAAGCGAACTGAAGTTTCGACTGCAAAGTTCCTCCGGCCCTTCCAGCCAGGATACTCGAGGTACCTGGCCATACGGAGTGATGGGTGCGAATATTTTCAGCACTCAGACCGGCCCTAACAGCACCACTCCGGACGGAATCTGGGGCTGTCGCAGTTACCCCGATGAAGGAATGCCCTGTATCCAGATCGGGTCACCTTATACCGAAATGTATTCCGCTGCACGCAGCTATCATGCCGGTGGAGTTCAGGGAGCCATGGCCGATGGTTCGGTAAGATTTTTCTCAGATAATATCGACATGACACTCTGGCAGGCGTTGAGCACACGTGGCGGACGGGAAGTCATCGAAAACTTTTAAAGGGATTTTTCCATCGTCTTCTTAAGGCAGTATTGAAAACAGGACCATTCAATACTGCCTGTTTACCTTTTCAGTTTCTACTGAGTCATTCTTATCGTGAACTCAGTTTGAATCCGATTCAGCATGAAGCAATATCATGATATTCCAGAATCCTCACTTCATCCAGATTTGTCTGCTGCTCAGTCTTGCTTCCACCCTGACTGGCTGCGGTAACGACGGTAATGTACCCGTTTTTCCCACAAGTGGCGTAGTGCTCTATGATGGAAAGCCGATGGCCGGAGGCGGGGCCATTTCATTTGTCCCGCTTTCCCCTCAAAAAGGCAAGGCCGCTGGCGGGACCATTAATGAAGACGGTTCATTCGTGATGTCTACGTACGGCGAAGGAGATGGTTCCGCCGCCGGTGAATTCCGGGTTACAATTTACCAGTCCACTTCACAGGAACCGGATACCGAATCCATGCCCGTTGACGGACAAGCGGAAGGGACAAAAGTCACAGAGCCGATTCAAATTGTGGAAAAAGAAGACATCATCCCGCCCGTCTATTCAGATGCAACCAAATCACCGGTCAAAGTACAAATCGATCCGAACGGGAACAACGAGTCATTGAAAATCGAACTCAAGCGCATGTAATCATTGCGGTTCAAGTCCCCTAACCCTGGTGACCAAAACAGCGATCAGCTCAGAATCCCCTTAACCACGTGAGCCTCTTCGACGCCCGTCAGTTTGGCATCCAGACCGCGATAAGGGTAGGTCAGTCGCCGATGATCTATGCCCATGCAGTGCAGAATCGTCGCGTTCATATCGCGGATGTGAACCGGGTTCTCGACAATGTTGTAACAGAAGTCATCCGTTTTGCCGTATTCAAACCCCTGTTTAATTCCGCCGCCAGCCATCCAGATTGAGAAACAGCGGCCGTGATGGTCGCGGCCCGAACTCGGGCTCCCAATCTTGCCCTGGCTGTAAACGGTGCGTCCGAATTCGCCTCCCCAGATCACCAGTGTCTCATCCAACAGACCTCGCTGCTTCAGATCTTTGACCAGAGCCGCTGAAGGTTGATCCACGTCCAGGCACTGGTTCGGCAACTGGCTCTTCAGTGAAACGTGCTGATCCCAGCCGCGATGAAACAACTGCACGAATCGCACGCCTCGTTCGGTCATCCGCCGGGCCAGCAGACAATTCGCAGCGAAGCTGCCCGGCTTACGCGCTTCGGGGCCATACATTTCAAATGTCTTTTCGGTCTCGCTCGAAAGATCCATCAGTCCGGGCACCGAAGTCTGCATCCGGTAAGCCATCTCATACGAATTGATCCGCGCCTGAATTTCCGGATCGCCAATCGCTTCCGCCTGTCCCCGGTTCAGCGTGGCCAGATCGTCTAACAGTTTCCGTCGCTGTTTGCGATCAATGCCCGCAGGATTTGACAGGTACAATACCGGACTTGAACCGGGCCGCAGTTTGACTCCCTGGTGACTGGGAGGCAGAAAACCGGATCCCCACAGTCGGTCAAATAGAGGCTGACCGGGGTTTTTGCCGGTACCCTGCGACAGCATTACCATATAGGCGGGCATATTTTCGTTTTCACTACCCAGTCCATAACTCAGCCACGAACCCAGGCTGGCATACCCGATCTGCTGCGACCCCGTATTAATAAACGTAATCGCCGGATCGTGATTGATCGCTTCTGTATGCACCGACTTCACAATCGTAATGTCATCGGCAATCGTCTGTGTAAAAGGCAGTTTCTCGCTGATCCAGGTCTGATGCTGACCGCACTGCTTCATTTCCCAGAAGGGTGCCACGACCGGAAACGATTTCTGCCGCGCCGTCATCCCGGTCACTCGCTGTGTGCCCTTCACAGAATCAGGCAGATCCGATCCATGCAGTTTCTTCAAGACAGGCTTATAATCGAACAGATCGACGTGTGAAGGCCCCCCCGACTGAAACAGATAGATAATCCGCTTCGCTTTGGGCGCAATCTTCTTCACCCCCTCGGGGATCGTTGTCTCTGCCTGCGCACTCCCATTGAACAGCTCCGGCTGCAGCAGGCTCGCCAGCGCCGCACCACCGATGCCACGTGCCGAGCGACCGAGCAGCGTACGACGGGTTACATTGCGTTCATATTCAAAAACCGGATCCATGTTTATCCCCGTGTGATAAATTCGTAAGTATTAAAAATCATGCTGGCCACCGCAGTCCAGGCGGCTGCTTCCGCAGTCGGCAGACCAGGATTCCGGTCTGATTCCCCCTGGTTCAACAGCGCCACAGCCGCACGCTCATCTGCCTGGTAATTCTTCAACTCACGCTGGTAGGCGGCTTGGACCGTTTTCAGTTCCCACTCTGCAGGTGGTCGTCCTAAAGCTTCTTCAAAGGCAAAGCGGATGCGTGACTCAATCCCTTCGCCCCCTTCCTTCATAATGCGTTCTGCATAATTACGAGAGGCTTCCACAAATTGTACGTCATTCAGTAATACCAGTGACTGCAGAGGCGTATTGGTGCGTGCGCGACTCACCAGGCAGACTTCGCGATTCGGCGCATCAAAGGTCTGCATGTTGGGTGGTGGCACTGTCCGTTTCCAGTAGGTATACATACTGCGACGGTACAGCTTCTCGCCATGATCCTGTACGAAGACCTGCGCCGTCGCCGGGGAACTGCCGTAATGACTCACTTCCCGCCACAAACCTTCAGGCTGATACGGGTTCACACTCGCTCCCCCCACCCGCTCGACAAGCAGACCTGAAACTTTCAATGTCGCATCTCGAATCGCTTCAGCCTGCAGCCGGAACCGGGCACCGCGAGCCAGCAGACGGTTCTGCGGATCTTCTTTCCAGAGCTCCGGTGTTCCCGTCGATGACTGCTGATAAGTCGCCGACAACAGAATTTTTCGCATAATGTGTTTCACATCCCAGCCCTGCTCATAAAATTCAACCGCCAGCCAGTTCAGTAACTGGGGGTGTGTGGGAGGATCTCCCTGCGATCCGAAGTCAGCCGTCGTCGAGACAATACCCTGGCCGAACAGCATCTCCCAGAACCGGTTTACCGCCACCCGCGTCGTCAACGGATTTTCCCGAGAGGTCAGCCATTCTGCTAATGCCAGGCGATTCGCAGGCGCCTGCTCAGGCAGACCTGGTAAAAATCCCGGTACCCCGGTGCTGACTTTCACCGTCGGCTGATCATACTGACCTCGATTGAGAATAAATGTTTCGCGAGGTTTCGCAGCCGTATTCATGACCATCGTTTCAAACGAATCGGTCAACATCTGGCGGCGTTCCTGCAGATTCACCAGTTGATACCGTATATTTTCCAGCTCGGGAGCAATCTGACTGTAATATTCTTTGAGTGCAGACTGCTGCATTGCATCGCGTTTTTCTGGATCAACAGCCAGAATCGTCTGAATTGCCGGCGGAAGATTCGAACCGTCATCGACACCTGATATCCCCAAGACCTGGTAGTCACCGGCCATCAACGCCTGCCGACCACCAAATTTGCCGCCGCCCCACACCAGCATCACGGTGATATATTTTGAGTCTTTCGTTTCATAAGGCTTATCAAATGTCACCGTCAAATGCTGCTGACTCTGATTGTGAGGCGCGGGTGACCAGCCGTTATGATCGCGGGGATCCAGACAGTCCTGTACCGGATAATCGGGATGCGACTCACTGGCGGTGATCTTTGCAATATTAAAGATGGAATACAGGTCAAGCTGATCCGAGTGAATCGCCGTTCCCGAAGCAGCCAGGCTCGTCAGAATGAATCCACCGGGAAACGACTCTTTCTTGCCATGCCCGATCCCTCCTTCAGGCAGTTTTTCATTGGGATAAAATACAATCCGCAGACCTGTCAGCTGATCAACGCCCGGCTTGACTTTCAAAGAGATCGAAGGCGAACGCCCGCTGGCCGCCAGAGCAAGGATGTGCCCTGCTTCGCTGGTCTCAAATTCAGACCGCGTATTCGGATCGGAAACCTTAACGATCTCCAGTTCATGCAATTTCAGATTTTTTCCGCGTTCGGCCAACTGCTGTTGTGTCGCGACTTCCCAGTGACGCATCGCAGCTTCATCCGGGTGATCCAGTTCCACCTGCAATCGCTTCAATTCCGCATCCAGCGATTTTAATTCCTCGCTGGCAAACGAAAGTTCTGTTTTTACCGAGAGTTTAGGACCGGCGTTGACGCCGCTGTTTCCATCCAGTCCCCGATCTTCCAGACGATTGAAATACGCGAAGAACTGATAGAAATCCTGCATCGTAATCGGATCATATTTATGGTCATGACACTGGGCACAACCCATTGTCAGCCCCATGAAGACTTCTGAAGTCGTCTTCACCCGATCGACGGTGTAGTTCACCAGATTCTCTTCGGGGATCGTGCCCCCTTCATGGGTAATCATGTGATTGCGATTGAATCCGGTCGCCACTTTCTGCCAGGGCGTGGCCTCGGGCAGCAGGTCGCCGGCAATCTGTTCGGTGATAAATTC
The sequence above is a segment of the Gimesia algae genome. Coding sequences within it:
- a CDS encoding protein-L-isoaspartate(D-aspartate) O-methyltransferase is translated as MSSDSEFVQSDNNFVTARQTMIEEQLRQRDIADPRVLDAIGRVPREYFVSPESQRFAYNDSALPIDCHQTISQPYTVAFMCAAAQLTGTETVLEIGTGSGYGAAVLSHLAREVHTVERIPELAIQATERLQRLGYDNVHVYTDDGTLGLPQAAPFDAIIVTAAAEQLPEPYQEQLNEKGRIIIPLGSDSTGQRMYRFTLRNGKLLEEVLGAFVFVPLIGKFGHRPE
- a CDS encoding amidohydrolase, translating into MMRANFVRSVGCVLSVFLLVSLVQAEEKAAEKLSAPQQTAVDEIMQRAEDLKAVNQSIWNYAEVGLQENQSAQLLIEKLKQDGFTVKSGVADMPTAFVASYGSGKPVIGILAEYDALPGLSQKTVPFRESQTEGGAGHACGHSGLGTAALGAALAVKETIDKHQLKGTVRLYGTPAEETGLGKVYMLLDGQFKDLDICLHWHPSNNTNVHLGSSKALVSVKFTFTGLPAHASVSPESGVSALDAVELMNTGVNYMREHVKEDARMHYVIIDGGGQPNVVPAKATVWYYVRANTHEDLERNYKWVVDIAKGAALMTRTKLAVQVDTDNHELIPNTPLSEVIHGNLMTIGPPEFSEEEKAFARRIQQPLIEEFGQQFPVAIDSRVHTLLESKTSSKGSTDVGDISWHIPTGGLRTTCFAAGNPGHSWQNVACIGSSIGEKGILYAAQALAATTVELMENPEIVTEAKADFDQRMKDRKYITLIPKGQKPPVKIR
- a CDS encoding tetratricopeptide repeat protein, whose protein sequence is MLKLSFRLLACGVLLLCGLAACIPVPMTKPELYRPLADFTPQDGVYEFETKQATFNVALDDNPNDANVRFARALLYMGVGRYASAEDDLTAAIKVAEKERGYDSERLASIYVHRGLIRWSDEKAELAIEDYSRAIELDPANWEGYFHRWLAYHFQGEEEKAERDRKQGMKLEPEVFSREYVLRYDGIVLN
- a CDS encoding DUF1559 domain-containing protein, encoding MRKDPCCCFARSPRHAFTLIELLVVIAIIAILVALLLPAVQQAREAARRSSCKNNLKQLALALQNYHSTYDVFPPGSANGAGDNPNGAHGSGAVAIGGSWILMILANLEQSAMFDDFMTIANERNEVQDWLGNGTYTSQGMEVGSKPYNAMLCPSHPVNREQFGNGTGLEHLGRGNYAANYGKAGYGRVHTNDAKIGGIFGNNSSISIRDIKDGTTNTLALSELKFRLQSSSGPSSQDTRGTWPYGVMGANIFSTQTGPNSTTPDGIWGCRSYPDEGMPCIQIGSPYTEMYSAARSYHAGGVQGAMADGSVRFFSDNIDMTLWQALSTRGGREVIENF
- a CDS encoding DUF1501 domain-containing protein; protein product: MDPVFEYERNVTRRTLLGRSARGIGGAALASLLQPELFNGSAQAETTIPEGVKKIAPKAKRIIYLFQSGGPSHVDLFDYKPVLKKLHGSDLPDSVKGTQRVTGMTARQKSFPVVAPFWEMKQCGQHQTWISEKLPFTQTIADDITIVKSVHTEAINHDPAITFINTGSQQIGYASLGSWLSYGLGSENENMPAYMVMLSQGTGKNPGQPLFDRLWGSGFLPPSHQGVKLRPGSSPVLYLSNPAGIDRKQRRKLLDDLATLNRGQAEAIGDPEIQARINSYEMAYRMQTSVPGLMDLSSETEKTFEMYGPEARKPGSFAANCLLARRMTERGVRFVQLFHRGWDQHVSLKSQLPNQCLDVDQPSAALVKDLKQRGLLDETLVIWGGEFGRTVYSQGKIGSPSSGRDHHGRCFSIWMAGGGIKQGFEYGKTDDFCYNIVENPVHIRDMNATILHCMGIDHRRLTYPYRGLDAKLTGVEEAHVVKGILS
- a CDS encoding DUF1553 domain-containing protein — translated: MRTLSLRHWLPLLAVGISCLTLFANEKQPTPEAKAEATVDFSRDIRPILSNNCFFCHGPDEKHREADLRLDTREGAFESVIVPGNLKESALIERILSDDPDMQMPPAESGKKLKPAEIELLKQWVAQGATWQEHWAYIKPERAALPEVKQKDWPQNEIDYFVLSRLEKAGLKPAKPADKRTLVRRLYLDLLGLPPSKEEVEAFVKSDDPRAYEKLVDRLLETPQYAERMTLKWLDLARYADTNGYSIDGGRHMWLWRDWVIDAFHKNKPFNEFITEQIAGDLLPEATPWQKVATGFNRNHMITHEGGTIPEENLVNYTVDRVKTTSEVFMGLTMGCAQCHDHKYDPITMQDFYQFFAYFNRLEDRGLDGNSGVNAGPKLSVKTELSFASEELKSLDAELKRLQVELDHPDEAAMRHWEVATQQQLAERGKNLKLHELEIVKVSDPNTRSEFETSEAGHILALAASGRSPSISLKVKPGVDQLTGLRIVFYPNEKLPEGGIGHGKKESFPGGFILTSLAASGTAIHSDQLDLYSIFNIAKITASESHPDYPVQDCLDPRDHNGWSPAPHNQSQQHLTVTFDKPYETKDSKYITVMLVWGGGKFGGRQALMAGDYQVLGISGVDDGSNLPPAIQTILAVDPEKRDAMQQSALKEYYSQIAPELENIRYQLVNLQERRQMLTDSFETMVMNTAAKPRETFILNRGQYDQPTVKVSTGVPGFLPGLPEQAPANRLALAEWLTSRENPLTTRVAVNRFWEMLFGQGIVSTTADFGSQGDPPTHPQLLNWLAVEFYEQGWDVKHIMRKILLSATYQQSSTGTPELWKEDPQNRLLARGARFRLQAEAIRDATLKVSGLLVERVGGASVNPYQPEGLWREVSHYGSSPATAQVFVQDHGEKLYRRSMYTYWKRTVPPPNMQTFDAPNREVCLVSRARTNTPLQSLVLLNDVQFVEASRNYAERIMKEGGEGIESRIRFAFEEALGRPPAEWELKTVQAAYQRELKNYQADERAAVALLNQGESDRNPGLPTAEAAAWTAVASMIFNTYEFITRG